The Odocoileus virginianus isolate 20LAN1187 ecotype Illinois unplaced genomic scaffold, Ovbor_1.2 Unplaced_Scaffold_1, whole genome shotgun sequence genome window below encodes:
- the LRIF1 gene encoding ligand-dependent nuclear receptor-interacting factor 1, whose amino-acid sequence MASTLEKVTQERNDKNSSQRRSKKVSYLKSDAELKKIYGITKDLRVCLTRIPQQLGSGEGFDSFSPLVKNETYKEAEFIVKEEGRKQQGIDKKRKAKTTKKMDRPKKRRTNSVNNTTINGGANVTSSQVISSILPTSDVSNHNILTSCNKTREEKRTEVEHCTHGNQEKGTLSSSTAFEQIHSFNKNYTEDIFPMTPPELEETIRDEKIRRLKQVLREKEAALEEMRKKMHQK is encoded by the coding sequence ATGGCATCAACACTAGAAAAAGTTActcaagaaagaaatgataagaaCAGTTCTCAACGAAGAAGCAAAAAGGTGTCATATCTGAAGAGTGATGCTGAACTTAAAAAGATATATGGTATCACTAAAGATTTGAGAGTGTGCCTTACTCGGATTCCCCAGCAGTTGGGCTCTGGAGAAGGTTTTGATTCCTTTAGCCCTTTGGTGAAGAATGAAACTTACAAAGAAGCAGAGTTTATagtgaaggaggaagggagaaaacagCAGGGTAttgataagaaaagaaaagcaaaaaccacTAAGAAGATGGATCGTCCAAAGAAGAGAAGAACCAATAGTGTTAATAACACAACTATAAATGGAGGAGCTAATGTCACCAGTTCCCAGGTCATTAGCAGTATTTTACCAACTTCAGATGTGTCAAACCATAACATCCTCACAAGCTGCAACaaaaccagagaagaaaagagaactgaGGTAGAGCATTGTACTCATGGAAACCAAGAAAAAGGCACATTGAGCTCAAGTACAGCTTTTGAACAAATCCAttcctttaataaaaattatactgaAGATATTTTCCCAATGACACCACCAGAGTTAGAAGAAACCATTAGAGATGAAAAGATAAGAAGACTTAAGCAAGTgctgagagagaaagaagcagctCTTGAAGAAATGCGTAAGAAgatgcatcaaaaataa